In Sodalis ligni, a single genomic region encodes these proteins:
- the tssG gene encoding type VI secretion system baseplate subunit TssG, translating to MEREPQSAGARLRATRLVEAMADRMAEVDVYRFCQLVELAVPDSLPLGSTADPANDPVRFRPHPGMGFPVSELKAIETDGERPGRPATVRTSFLGLYGVDSPLPTPYLDDITRQREGHEALEAFLDIFNHRIFTQFYRIWRKYSYPATFAAGGTDAISQCLLGLIGLGIPGTAAHIATPMSRFLALLGLMRLPTRTTEGMVALVALLAPDTVASVTPHWPQKITLTPAAALDKTRRVNLSQRVVLGGSGWDVNSQLLLTLATENPNEARDWLPGGPLQRDLLVLLRVYLGWRCSVRLKLRLSSCCLPAPVLGGKQVQLGLTGVLGLRPAEPSSAIPAAITIGLGRYQGLQPNTVAMECQNVRYRF from the coding sequence ATGGAAAGAGAACCACAGTCAGCGGGTGCCCGGCTGAGGGCTACCCGGCTGGTTGAAGCGATGGCCGATCGGATGGCTGAGGTGGATGTATACCGTTTTTGCCAACTGGTGGAACTGGCTGTGCCGGATAGCCTTCCTTTGGGCAGTACCGCCGACCCGGCAAACGATCCGGTGCGTTTCAGGCCTCATCCCGGCATGGGGTTTCCGGTCAGCGAATTGAAAGCCATCGAGACCGATGGAGAACGCCCCGGACGCCCGGCCACGGTACGAACCTCCTTTCTCGGATTGTACGGCGTGGATTCGCCGTTACCGACGCCGTACCTGGATGATATCACCCGCCAGCGGGAAGGGCATGAGGCCCTTGAAGCCTTCCTCGATATCTTTAACCACCGCATCTTTACTCAATTTTATCGTATCTGGCGTAAGTATTCCTATCCGGCCACGTTTGCCGCCGGCGGCACGGATGCCATCTCCCAATGTCTGCTGGGGCTGATTGGCCTGGGGATACCGGGGACGGCAGCTCATATCGCCACACCGATGTCGCGATTTCTGGCGCTGCTTGGCCTGATGCGTCTGCCGACCCGCACCACGGAAGGAATGGTAGCGCTGGTAGCCCTGCTGGCACCCGATACTGTTGCTTCGGTGACACCTCACTGGCCGCAAAAAATCACCCTGACTCCCGCGGCGGCCCTGGATAAAACCCGTAGGGTAAATCTAAGTCAACGGGTGGTGCTTGGCGGCTCGGGGTGGGATGTCAACAGCCAACTGTTACTGACGTTAGCAACGGAAAATCCCAATGAGGCGCGGGACTGGTTGCCGGGCGGCCCCTTGCAGCGGGATTTACTGGTTTTGCTGAGGGTTTATCTGGGCTGGCGTTGTTCGGTCCGTTTAAAGCTGAGGCTGTCCAGCTGCTGTTTACCGGCGCCGGTACTGGGCGGAAAACAGGTGCAATTGGGGTTAACCGGCGTGCTTGGACTGAGGCCCGCCGAACCTTCGTCGGCTATACCTGCTGCCATCACCATCGGCCTGGGGCGCTATCAGGGATTACAGCCGAATACTGTTGCAATGGAGTGTCAGAATGTCCGTTATCGCTTTTAA
- the tssA gene encoding type VI secretion system protein TssA, producing the protein MLQTLITTCLAERDALELARGQMVQWEKWLLPLSADSPVGDDPCYCDDFQRMREEVNKITGADTGLICRLAETLLTTVCKDVRVATYYLWARLHGDGEAGLADGLMLLAGLVDRFGERVLPARPNSRRTALEWLAGNKMLDSLDRYPEVAKSELVRIVAALALLEHAVGAWSELDRPALGALYGALELRLAQSGGLEAVVPQHSAVDGPGMLSSSAGLKPGLRQVQSGRDLLEQGKALSRYLREQPQGWLASHRLMKSLRWDTVHLLPQQEKAGNTRLTPPRSDCRAQLKRLYLQQSWDELLEQVERMYAEGVNHFWLDLQWYACQALSKQGQPFSGWADLVKQDLGMLLARLPGLENLSWNDGTPFADDVTRGWIAQQASGSAEHWAPVTSVTAPADGNDILALESEALAQADSDGVDAALAWLAARPGTQTIRQRWLLRLLMARVAEQYGKNDLALHLLGELNTTSAGLPLADWAPELSFEVKARLLKLMRLKAQRNDADKTALARRMEALLAALVAIDPVRAAILCS; encoded by the coding sequence ATGTTGCAAACATTAATCACTACCTGTCTGGCGGAACGGGACGCGCTTGAACTGGCCCGTGGGCAAATGGTCCAGTGGGAAAAATGGTTGCTGCCTCTCTCCGCGGATAGCCCGGTAGGCGATGACCCGTGTTATTGCGACGATTTCCAGCGCATGCGAGAGGAGGTCAATAAAATCACCGGGGCGGATACCGGCCTCATCTGCCGGTTGGCCGAGACGCTGCTGACCACCGTCTGTAAGGACGTCCGCGTTGCTACCTATTATCTGTGGGCGCGCCTGCATGGCGACGGCGAGGCGGGCCTGGCTGACGGGCTGATGCTGCTGGCCGGACTGGTCGACCGTTTTGGCGAACGGGTGCTGCCGGCTCGTCCCAACAGCCGCAGAACGGCGTTGGAATGGCTGGCGGGCAACAAAATGCTGGATAGTCTGGACCGCTATCCGGAAGTGGCGAAGAGCGAGCTGGTGCGCATCGTGGCGGCGCTGGCCCTGCTGGAACACGCTGTCGGCGCATGGTCTGAGCTTGACCGGCCGGCCCTGGGGGCGCTATACGGCGCATTGGAGTTGCGTCTGGCGCAATCGGGTGGGCTGGAGGCGGTGGTGCCGCAACACAGCGCCGTGGATGGCCCGGGAATGCTTTCCTCTTCCGCCGGACTGAAGCCGGGATTGCGTCAAGTTCAGTCGGGCCGCGACCTGCTGGAACAGGGAAAAGCGCTCTCGCGCTACCTGCGCGAACAGCCGCAAGGCTGGCTGGCAAGCCACCGCCTGATGAAAAGTCTGCGCTGGGACACGGTGCATCTTTTACCGCAGCAGGAAAAGGCCGGCAATACCCGCTTGACCCCGCCGCGCAGTGACTGTCGCGCCCAGCTTAAACGCCTGTATCTGCAGCAGAGCTGGGACGAACTGCTGGAACAGGTTGAGCGGATGTATGCGGAGGGCGTTAACCACTTTTGGCTGGATTTGCAATGGTATGCCTGCCAGGCATTGAGCAAGCAGGGGCAGCCGTTCTCCGGTTGGGCGGATCTCGTCAAGCAGGATCTCGGGATGTTGCTGGCGCGCTTGCCCGGGCTGGAAAATCTGAGCTGGAATGACGGCACGCCGTTTGCCGACGATGTGACTCGCGGTTGGATAGCCCAGCAGGCCAGCGGGAGTGCCGAGCATTGGGCGCCCGTAACCTCAGTAACGGCGCCGGCGGATGGCAATGACATTCTGGCCTTGGAAAGCGAGGCCCTGGCCCAGGCGGACAGCGACGGAGTGGACGCCGCATTGGCATGGCTGGCGGCCCGGCCCGGCACTCAAACGATTCGCCAGCGCTGGTTATTGCGTTTATTGATGGCGAGGGTGGCCGAGCAGTACGGCAAAAATGACCTGGCCCTGCATCTGTTGGGAGAGCTCAACACTACCTCCGCCGGTTTGCCGTTAGCTGATTGGGCGCCGGAGCTGAGCTTTGAAGTCAAAGCGCGGCTGCTGAAACTTATGAGGTTGAAAGCTCAGCGCAACGATGCCGACAAGACGGCGCTGGCGCGGCGGATGGAAGCCCTATTGGCTGCGCTGGTGGCTATCGATCCGGTGCGGGCCGCCATCCTTTGCTCGTGA
- the tssF gene encoding type VI secretion system baseplate subunit TssF, with the protein MDDLTLRYFDAEMRYLHEAGKEFAEAHPDRAAMLNLDKVGARDPYVERLFEGFAFLMGRLREKLDDDLPELTEGLVSLLWPHYLRTIPSLSIVELTPDRRLMKHSEIVGRGFEVMSRPMGPRGTRCRYTTTQDMTLTPLSVESAGVVTEPDGRSVIRLRFGCGELADWSQTDLCRLPLYLNADSTVACALHRALTLKAQGMYIRLAGDTDRRPLEGFFSPLGFGDRDRLWPKGDCAFSGYQLLLEYFTFREKFMFVALHGLEYIVLTQGMPWFELDVVLSEQWRHDLRIDTTSIRLHCVPVINLFPLEADPLTLSPLATDYLLRPMRMQDGHTEIYSVDSVISSKHSGHQEYVPFSSFRHKGGMLRAQAPERYFHSRVKRGASGIHDTWLILGGEAFDTDKLSANECLSLTLTGTNGQLPRKALQSTLLDTVVQSTQTGLAVRNLCAPTHPCYPPNRDRFHWRVLSHLGSNFLSMMDNAEVLRGTLALYDWTEDELNRRRLAAIVEVKHHLAQRFEKGFLLRGVDIEITLDSNGFAGEGDISLFGEMLSRFFALYADVHLFTRLTLNLQPLGTCLRWKENHSQRVPG; encoded by the coding sequence ATGGATGATTTGACCCTGCGTTATTTTGACGCCGAAATGCGCTATCTGCATGAGGCGGGCAAGGAGTTCGCCGAAGCGCATCCTGACCGGGCGGCGATGCTCAACCTCGACAAGGTCGGCGCGCGCGATCCCTATGTAGAGCGCCTGTTTGAGGGATTTGCCTTCCTGATGGGGCGGCTGCGTGAAAAGCTTGATGATGATCTGCCCGAGCTGACCGAAGGGCTGGTGAGCCTGCTGTGGCCGCACTATCTACGCACCATACCGTCGCTATCCATCGTTGAATTGACGCCAGACCGGCGCCTGATGAAGCACAGTGAGATCGTCGGTCGCGGGTTCGAGGTGATGTCCAGGCCCATGGGGCCTCGGGGGACACGCTGCCGCTACACCACCACCCAGGACATGACGTTAACGCCGCTGTCTGTGGAATCGGCCGGCGTTGTTACCGAACCGGACGGCCGCTCTGTCATCCGGCTGCGGTTCGGCTGCGGCGAACTGGCGGATTGGAGCCAAACTGACCTGTGCCGCCTGCCGTTATACCTCAATGCCGACAGCACGGTGGCCTGCGCGCTGCATCGGGCGCTAACGCTGAAAGCCCAGGGGATGTACATTCGGCTGGCCGGCGACACGGACCGCCGGCCGCTGGAAGGCTTTTTTTCGCCGCTGGGGTTTGGCGACCGGGATCGGCTGTGGCCGAAAGGGGACTGTGCCTTCAGCGGCTACCAATTGTTGCTTGAATACTTCACGTTCCGGGAAAAATTCATGTTCGTAGCGTTGCACGGACTGGAGTACATCGTTTTAACGCAGGGAATGCCCTGGTTTGAGCTGGACGTGGTGCTTAGCGAGCAATGGCGCCATGACTTGCGGATCGATACCACAAGTATCCGCCTGCACTGCGTGCCGGTGATAAACCTGTTTCCCCTCGAGGCCGATCCGTTGACGCTTTCTCCGTTGGCAACCGATTATCTGCTGCGGCCCATGCGCATGCAGGACGGCCATACTGAAATCTATTCAGTGGACAGCGTGATTTCCTCCAAACACAGCGGACATCAAGAATATGTACCGTTCAGCAGCTTTCGCCACAAGGGTGGCATGCTGCGTGCGCAGGCGCCGGAGCGCTATTTCCATTCCCGCGTCAAACGCGGCGCCAGCGGTATACACGATACCTGGCTGATTTTGGGCGGCGAGGCGTTCGACACCGACAAACTCAGCGCCAATGAGTGCCTGTCCCTGACATTGACCGGCACTAATGGACAACTGCCACGCAAGGCGTTGCAAAGCACTCTGCTGGATACGGTAGTGCAATCCACGCAAACCGGCCTCGCCGTGCGCAATCTGTGCGCGCCCACCCATCCTTGTTATCCTCCGAACCGGGATCGCTTCCACTGGCGGGTATTGAGTCATCTGGGATCGAATTTCCTGTCGATGATGGACAATGCTGAAGTGCTGCGGGGCACGCTGGCGCTTTATGACTGGACGGAAGATGAACTCAACCGCCGTCGCCTGGCCGCCATAGTCGAGGTGAAACACCATTTGGCACAACGATTCGAAAAAGGCTTCCTGCTGCGAGGCGTCGATATCGAAATCACTCTTGATAGCAACGGTTTTGCCGGCGAAGGGGATATCAGCCTGTTCGGCGAGATGCTCAGCCGTTTCTTTGCGCTGTACGCTGATGTTCATCTCTTTACCCGGCTCACGCTAAATCTTCAACCCTTGGGAACATGTTTGCGATGGAAAGAGAACCACAGTCAGCGGGTGCCCGGCTGA
- a CDS encoding ImcF-related family protein — protein MRHILSTLYFWLLALFILVIMLILSWLAWRAPGILRIHPGSDAQTVCQIMIIFVGSLILLLMAIYRAAIRRAGGLAYEEQRQLLNGDDREDPPISATPLHTAPAFEGLDVHLRLHHGRFWRRKVRILLVIGEPEQVEAITPGLTLQRWLEGKSTLLLWGGSVQADPNEELIARLRALRRRRPLDGIVWAVTETQGAQPKHIDFGLRQLLRQGQRLGWQAPLYLWQVCDSAWAQGDRPGAPVGCLLPAACTSEYLSARLLDLIAPLRREGMGQVLATTRHDFLLRLSLYLEREGITHWQQALVPLWRDFSCALSLRGMMFSLPVNDKASGTGHGWCSDPAWQGIVNDSSARGRRAGFSWERNAFYAVLGLTLLWGGGSLLSFISNRSHIVTVREQLMALREDVPIGEQLKALRQLANELGRLQYLSSHGAPWYQRFGLNQSGMLSAALWPRYGAMNNRLVRDGAAKQLSFHLAELVALPPHSPQRAKRALVGYGRLKAYLMLAYPEKADADFLTRILEENEPVRAGVATGLWRSLSPGLWSFYAVNLAEHPEWRIVPDADLVAQLRRLLLVQIGQRNAEATLYQKILQSVSNIYAELGLMHLVGDRDAQGLFSSTEVVPGVFTRQAWEGQVQKAIDEAVASRREEIDWVLSDGTHPVTAEVSPEALKERLTERYFTDFSGAWLNFLNSLRWKQAKNLSDVTDQLTLMADVRQSPLIALMNTLSYQGQTGQRGAALSDSLVKSVQSLLHKDDLPAIDQRAAGLTGPLDGTFGPLLAMMGKGSPAGVMTGDSSLSLQTFLTRITRVRLKLQQVANANDPQEMTQLLAQTVFQGKSIDLTDTQEYGSLLAASLGEEWSGFGRAVFVQPLAQAWQKVLKPSAASLNVQWRSSIADNWDRAFNGRYPFADTRSDASLPMIGQFVRTESGRIEQFLTRQLSGVLHKEGNRWVPDKLNSQGLHFNPAFLRAVNHLSQLADILYTNGDMGISFELMAKPVRDVVETTFNLDGQKLRYFNQKESWQNFHWPGASDKPGVMLSWRSVNAGPRLFADEQGTWGLIRLLEQAKVTALDDGDTLYRLVLTGPDDLPLTWNLRTELAEGPLALLKLRGFSLPARIFDVDAVGGTMPRNTAAIGGDG, from the coding sequence ATGAGGCATATACTATCTACTCTTTATTTCTGGCTTCTGGCACTTTTTATACTCGTGATAATGCTTATCCTGAGCTGGCTGGCCTGGCGCGCGCCCGGGATTTTGCGCATTCATCCTGGCAGTGATGCCCAAACTGTATGCCAAATAATGATTATATTCGTAGGCAGCTTAATTCTGCTTCTAATGGCGATTTACCGTGCTGCGATCCGCAGGGCCGGTGGCCTGGCGTATGAAGAACAACGTCAACTTTTAAACGGAGATGACCGGGAAGACCCTCCCATATCGGCGACGCCTTTGCATACGGCCCCAGCGTTTGAAGGGCTAGACGTACATCTTCGCCTGCATCACGGTCGTTTCTGGCGCCGCAAGGTGCGTATCCTGCTGGTTATCGGCGAGCCTGAACAGGTAGAAGCCATCACACCCGGTCTTACATTGCAGCGCTGGCTGGAGGGCAAAAGTACGTTGTTGCTGTGGGGCGGCAGCGTACAAGCCGATCCGAATGAAGAACTGATTGCCCGGCTTCGCGCGCTGCGCCGGCGGCGTCCCCTGGACGGCATCGTCTGGGCGGTGACTGAAACTCAGGGCGCCCAGCCTAAGCACATCGATTTTGGTCTGCGCCAGCTTTTGCGTCAGGGACAGCGGTTAGGCTGGCAGGCGCCGCTCTATCTGTGGCAGGTATGCGACAGCGCCTGGGCGCAAGGGGATCGCCCTGGCGCGCCGGTGGGATGCCTGTTGCCGGCGGCCTGTACATCTGAATATTTATCCGCCCGTTTGCTTGATCTGATTGCACCTCTGCGCCGCGAGGGCATGGGCCAGGTGTTGGCGACTACCCGACATGATTTTCTGCTGCGTTTGTCACTGTACCTGGAGCGGGAGGGTATAACACACTGGCAGCAGGCGCTGGTTCCGCTGTGGCGAGACTTCTCCTGCGCGTTGTCGCTGCGCGGCATGATGTTCAGCCTGCCGGTCAATGACAAAGCGTCCGGGACGGGGCACGGTTGGTGTTCGGATCCGGCATGGCAAGGCATTGTAAACGATAGCTCGGCCAGAGGCCGCCGCGCCGGTTTTTCGTGGGAGCGAAACGCTTTTTATGCGGTGCTGGGATTGACGCTGCTGTGGGGGGGCGGCAGCCTGCTCTCTTTTATCTCCAACCGCAGTCATATCGTTACCGTCAGGGAGCAACTGATGGCGCTGAGGGAAGACGTTCCCATCGGCGAACAATTGAAGGCGCTTCGTCAACTGGCGAATGAACTGGGGCGGTTGCAGTATCTTTCCTCGCACGGCGCGCCCTGGTATCAACGTTTTGGCTTAAATCAAAGCGGCATGTTATCCGCCGCCTTATGGCCGCGCTACGGCGCCATGAATAATCGCCTTGTCCGTGACGGCGCGGCAAAACAGTTAAGCTTCCATCTCGCTGAACTGGTTGCCCTGCCGCCGCACAGTCCGCAACGCGCCAAGCGAGCCCTGGTGGGCTACGGCCGGCTTAAAGCCTACCTGATGCTGGCGTATCCGGAAAAAGCCGATGCGGACTTTTTGACTCGAATCCTCGAAGAAAACGAACCGGTCCGTGCCGGGGTTGCTACCGGCTTATGGCGGAGCCTGTCGCCGGGGCTATGGAGTTTTTATGCCGTGAATCTGGCGGAGCACCCGGAATGGCGCATCGTGCCCGATGCTGATCTGGTGGCGCAGTTGCGCCGGCTATTGCTGGTGCAGATCGGGCAGCGTAACGCCGAGGCAACGCTTTATCAGAAGATACTGCAATCCGTGTCGAACATCTACGCCGAACTTGGCTTAATGCATTTGGTAGGGGATAGGGACGCGCAGGGATTGTTCAGCTCCACCGAAGTGGTGCCAGGGGTGTTTACCCGTCAAGCCTGGGAAGGACAGGTGCAGAAGGCCATTGATGAGGCCGTTGCCTCCCGCCGGGAGGAAATTGACTGGGTGCTCAGCGACGGCACACATCCGGTGACGGCCGAGGTGTCGCCGGAAGCGCTTAAAGAACGCCTTACCGAACGCTATTTTACCGATTTCAGCGGTGCCTGGCTGAATTTTCTCAATAGTCTGCGATGGAAGCAGGCGAAGAATCTGTCGGATGTGACCGACCAGCTCACCCTGATGGCCGATGTGCGTCAGTCCCCGCTGATTGCCCTGATGAACACCCTTAGCTATCAGGGGCAAACCGGACAACGGGGAGCGGCCTTGTCAGATTCGCTGGTGAAGTCCGTACAGAGCCTGCTGCATAAAGACGACCTGCCCGCCATCGACCAGCGCGCCGCGGGGTTGACCGGTCCGTTGGACGGCACCTTTGGCCCGCTGCTGGCAATGATGGGAAAGGGAAGCCCGGCGGGAGTAATGACCGGCGACAGCTCTCTCAGCCTGCAAACCTTCCTGACCCGTATCACCAGGGTGCGCCTCAAACTCCAGCAGGTGGCGAACGCCAATGACCCGCAGGAGATGACCCAGCTACTGGCGCAGACGGTGTTCCAAGGCAAGAGCATTGATCTGACAGACACGCAGGAATACGGCAGCCTGCTTGCCGCCAGCCTGGGGGAAGAGTGGAGCGGTTTTGGCCGGGCGGTGTTTGTCCAGCCGCTGGCCCAGGCGTGGCAGAAGGTACTGAAGCCATCCGCCGCCAGCCTGAATGTGCAGTGGCGATCGTCGATAGCGGATAATTGGGATCGGGCTTTCAATGGGCGCTACCCGTTTGCGGACACGCGCAGCGATGCGTCTCTGCCGATGATTGGGCAATTTGTCCGCACTGAATCCGGACGCATCGAACAGTTCCTGACCCGCCAGTTAAGCGGAGTATTGCACAAGGAAGGCAATCGCTGGGTGCCGGACAAGCTGAACAGCCAAGGGCTGCATTTTAACCCGGCTTTCCTGCGGGCGGTTAACCACCTTAGTCAGCTTGCCGACATTTTATACACTAACGGCGATATGGGCATAAGTTTCGAGCTGATGGCCAAACCGGTACGTGACGTGGTGGAAACCACCTTCAATCTCGATGGACAGAAGCTCAGGTACTTCAACCAGAAGGAAAGCTGGCAAAATTTCCATTGGCCGGGTGCTTCGGACAAACCAGGAGTGATGCTGAGCTGGCGCAGTGTGAATGCCGGCCCGCGCCTGTTCGCCGATGAACAAGGAACCTGGGGGCTTATCCGCCTGCTGGAGCAAGCCAAGGTCACGGCGCTGGATGACGGCGATACCCTTTACCGTCTGGTCTTGACCGGCCCGGATGATTTACCGCTAACCTGGAACCTGCGCACCGAACTGGCCGAAGGACCCTTGGCGCTGCTGAAGCTGCGGGGTTTTTCACTGCCGGCCCGAATATTCGATGTTGATGCCGTCGGTGGAACAATGCCACGAAATACCGCGGCCATAGGGGGAGATGGGTGA
- the tssJ gene encoding type VI secretion system lipoprotein TssJ produces the protein MSVIAFKTPLVLTFIISSLSGCGLTQSVVDGTGSVAKAILYKQIKTLYLDFSARASLNTDETDMTALSVPTMVRVYQLRDGSKLEKATYQRLLTDGETLLREDILSWREVVVKPGEGAQLDMPMEKEAKCVAVVGLFRSPDTVKNTWRIIIPREQLDPDSPRVIELGENTLSLKAPKE, from the coding sequence ATGTCCGTTATCGCTTTTAAAACTCCGCTTGTATTAACCTTTATCATTTCGTCGCTGAGCGGCTGCGGCCTGACGCAAAGCGTGGTGGACGGCACCGGTTCCGTCGCTAAAGCTATTTTATACAAACAAATCAAGACGTTGTATCTGGATTTCAGCGCTCGGGCGTCATTGAATACTGATGAAACAGATATGACTGCCCTGTCGGTACCGACTATGGTACGGGTCTATCAGCTTCGCGACGGTAGCAAGTTAGAGAAAGCGACCTACCAACGCCTGCTGACCGATGGTGAAACCTTGCTGCGGGAAGATATTTTGTCTTGGCGGGAAGTGGTGGTGAAGCCGGGCGAAGGCGCACAGCTTGATATGCCAATGGAAAAAGAGGCGAAGTGTGTGGCGGTGGTCGGGTTGTTCCGCTCGCCGGATACGGTAAAGAACACCTGGCGTATTATTATCCCCCGTGAGCAGTTGGATCCGGATAGCCCACGCGTGATTGAACTGGGGGAGAATACCCTGAGCCTGAAAGCGCCGAAGGAATAA
- a CDS encoding VasL domain-containing protein: protein MSLMTTGHRVSTGGDPRGFTEFTALRDELDKLHHPARPDVDWLRIEQLCLALFRRNGVELHTAVDFTLARARVAGLAGLCEGVELIAALVIQQWAVFWPRPTHARVALLAGLCERLQQVWRMIHVDYGDLALLYRADRGMETICDALRTLELNHLCKLDILRQTIHDTALRLEHTDDSPIRADNPPLPGGSNHLLAISSMTGLESEPLIYIAETKNQAHPRIHVAELTPPRWKAWQGFAAGIFITALTVAGCMLIQRHSAETLDQTLLATTQPLPAALPSRRINVLEQHHSPAERAQAKPAVIQATGARLEQLAGLPPLWAHRHGDGLLAQVRQLWPYSERIKRLSADWRRQRLANATPEEELANFFLARTRLEQLGQQLNQLEQSKGRYMTVSALKTAVFSIQQPLHRTLPLEELLRQYHEQIQTGEEPSPVLRQQIERRFSQLLNRFALMTDLE, encoded by the coding sequence ATGTCATTGATGACCACCGGCCATAGGGTCAGCACCGGCGGCGATCCCCGTGGTTTTACCGAATTTACCGCATTGCGTGATGAGTTGGATAAATTACATCATCCCGCCCGCCCGGACGTGGACTGGCTACGCATTGAACAACTTTGCCTGGCGCTGTTCCGCCGAAACGGCGTTGAACTGCATACCGCGGTGGATTTTACGTTGGCGCGAGCCCGAGTGGCGGGTCTGGCGGGATTGTGCGAGGGCGTTGAACTGATAGCGGCATTGGTTATCCAGCAATGGGCAGTTTTCTGGCCCCGGCCAACCCATGCAAGAGTGGCGCTGCTGGCGGGTCTCTGCGAGCGGTTGCAGCAGGTCTGGCGTATGATCCACGTGGACTACGGAGATTTGGCCCTGTTATACCGTGCCGATCGGGGGATGGAGACGATTTGCGATGCGTTGCGCACTCTCGAACTCAATCATCTTTGCAAATTGGATATCTTGCGGCAAACCATCCATGATACCGCGCTGCGTCTGGAACACACCGACGATTCCCCTATCAGGGCGGATAACCCGCCGCTGCCCGGCGGGTCTAATCACCTTTTGGCCATCTCTTCCATGACCGGATTGGAAAGTGAACCCCTCATCTATATTGCCGAAACCAAAAACCAGGCGCATCCGCGCATACATGTCGCCGAACTTACGCCGCCGCGCTGGAAAGCCTGGCAAGGTTTTGCGGCGGGCATATTCATCACTGCCCTGACTGTAGCGGGATGCATGCTGATACAACGGCATTCCGCAGAAACCCTGGACCAAACCCTGCTGGCAACAACGCAACCCTTGCCGGCCGCGTTACCGTCACGCAGAATTAATGTCCTGGAGCAGCATCATTCGCCGGCGGAGCGGGCGCAGGCCAAGCCGGCGGTGATACAGGCCACCGGGGCACGGTTGGAACAGCTGGCGGGACTGCCGCCATTATGGGCGCACCGCCATGGCGATGGCTTATTAGCGCAGGTTCGTCAATTATGGCCTTATAGCGAGCGGATCAAGCGCCTCTCCGCTGATTGGCGCCGGCAGCGTTTGGCCAATGCAACGCCCGAAGAAGAATTGGCAAATTTTTTTTTGGCGCGTACACGCCTGGAACAGCTGGGGCAACAATTAAACCAACTGGAGCAATCCAAGGGCCGCTACATGACGGTGTCGGCCCTTAAAACCGCGGTCTTCTCCATCCAGCAACCATTGCATCGCACACTGCCGCTGGAAGAACTGTTGCGGCAATATCATGAGCAGATCCAGACGGGAGAGGAGCCGTCGCCTGTTTTGCGTCAGCAGATTGAACGGCGTTTTAGCCAGTTGCTCAACCGCTTTGCCTTGATGACCGATTTGGAATGA
- the tssE gene encoding type VI secretion system baseplate subunit TssE produces the protein MQHQNPSLYEMMMHNFSGEMELHQISGSDQVILSVLDNLQRILNCRAGTLSHLPDYGLPDMSQILQGMPGSAYSLLTTMTLVLLKYEPRLEGVAISLLPQCLPGQLEYSIEAELKGIGPITFGTTFSAQGKMLVRHLRQQRFLI, from the coding sequence ATGCAACATCAAAATCCCTCGCTTTATGAAATGATGATGCACAATTTCAGCGGCGAGATGGAACTGCATCAAATTAGCGGCAGCGATCAGGTCATCCTCTCCGTGCTGGACAATCTGCAGCGCATTCTTAATTGCCGGGCCGGCACTCTCAGCCATTTGCCGGATTACGGTCTGCCGGATATGAGTCAAATCCTGCAGGGCATGCCCGGTTCGGCATATAGCCTGCTAACCACCATGACATTAGTACTGCTGAAATACGAACCGCGCCTGGAAGGCGTTGCCATTAGTCTGTTGCCACAATGTCTTCCGGGGCAGTTGGAATATTCCATTGAAGCGGAGCTCAAAGGCATCGGCCCAATCACCTTCGGTACCACCTTTAGCGCTCAAGGTAAAATGCTTGTTCGCCATCTCCGGCAACAGCGCTTTTTAATCTGA